In Camelina sativa cultivar DH55 chromosome 13, Cs, whole genome shotgun sequence, the genomic window TTGGTTACCCTCCTAAAGCTCTACAATTCAAAACAGAAACTCATCCGATGTATATTCTTTAGGTACTCAATCTGGTTAGACAGCAAGTTACGTCTCCAGTTGGACCCCCTAGTCATTTTGGAATACTTTCTGTGGCGTGAAGGGCACGAGTATGCTATTTCCAATCATTACGACCGCCATTGCCTATGGGAAGAGGTTGCACAAAACAAGAAGCTGAACAAGTACAATCACACTGTCATTGATCAGCAGTTTGAGTTTTACCAGACTGACGGGCTGACGAGATTCAATGCTTCAGATCCCAACAAGCTTCTACCCAGcagtaagttttttttgataactgcAATACGAGATGATCAAAACCCCGCTTTTATGGACGATGAATGATTAGAAAGAAACTGGTcgataataattacaaaaataatgatTAGTGTGCATGGTAAAGTAACAAAATCTTATCAAGCATGATAAAGAAGTAGAATTCTTTTGCCAACGATTTGCATATAAAATTATGCTAATACGTGCATTGTGGAATTTCACACTTGAAATTTTGCCAATGCTGTGCATTTGTGTGTTTGAATCTCATGTGAAAATTGGTCACATGTATCTGATTGCTGTCAACTGCAGTTCCAGTCTTCAAATTTAAGTTTTCATTGTGGGTTAAATGCTTTATGGCTCCGAGTTATGCTATGGTCGACCAATAGATGCATTCAACACATTcatatgttttccttttctcaCTTTGTGACTATAATCCTCCTTGTGTATGTTGTTTGCAGACGTTCCAGAAGGGTCTTTCATTGTAAGGGAACATACCCCCATGTCAAACTTATTCTCCTGTCTTTGGTTCAACGAAGTTGAGCGCTTCACTCCCCGAGATCAGCTGAGCTTTGCATACACCTACCAAAAATTAATAAGGATGAATCCTGACACTCCATTTAATCTTCACATGTTCAAGGTAAAAGATTCATGTTTCAGTAATCCTCAATGAAACTGTTGAGAGTCAAATATTGACCTGCCTGATACTTATAGGCATCAGTGGATTTGCATTGTTTCCACTTTGAAGCTGAGGATAGATAGAGAGATATCTTCTACTTATGGATTTTTGCGAAAGTGGAGTTGGTATAGTATAGTCTGTAAGATATAAAAAATAGTATCAGAGCTGAATATATGAAACTAGTATCTTGGGTTTGTAGGAAGTGATGAATATGAGTGTCACATGTGTTGAATTATctgttttgaatcaaatccaTTTGTAGGAATGTGTCACGATGCAGGTTTGGCTATATTGCCGAGTTATGTTCATATCATGATCCTGACTCCTGAGCAAAACGCATATCAAGaagaattctaattttttttgtcccttCTGTAAAATTTTCAGGATTGCGAGAGGAGAAAAATCACGAAATTGTTCCGTCACAGATCAGAGGAGAAGCGAAACCTTATACAAGCAGCAACACAATAACACAGACCATTTGTTTCTGAATGCTGTATATTATCGCGGCTGTACTGACTGTGAGTAAGAGTAACACACCACAGTTAATTTTCTCTGAACTACCATTGTTGTGAGAAGATCAACAACACCCACGTTTTAGGTGAGAACTGGTTTCGAGGTATACATATGTGATGTGATTTTAAGGGAGAGGGAGGAGAGGTGTTTCATTGGAAAAAAAGGCCGATTCAATTCATTAACAGTCGTCTCAATGTTTTATTCAATTCATTGCTTCCGTAGGCTTTGTAGTCTGTATCAGTGTATGATTTCAACGAGAACCCATAAAGTTCTGATTGATTATCACGGAAGCAGATTCAGGTTTGGGTTCTGATATGGTATTGGGCATAAAATCCAAGGAAGGTATTTTCTATGATTTCAGTgcgttatatttatttatgtcacTTTTGGTAAAACCGATATTAATTGGGACCAAACTTCAAACTAAGCTAGATCTTGTAGTTGTATGGTACACTCAAATCCAACGCAATACGAAATGTTCCCGAAATGAAAACTTTGTTCTGTATGATACCAATGGTTAAGAGCTCAAGACAAGAGTACACATTCAAGAAGCCAACTTTTCAGtatgacaaaaatatattgtgGAAAAATGGCTCAGCTAATCATAAGAATGCTGTTTCTCTACAGCCGATGATATTAAGGCACTGAAGACCTTGAGGTAAAAGATTATATTTACGCATATATAGGCAAAACAACCTTTATGAACGTGATGAACTTTCTTGTCTCCGAAGTGGTACAGCTGCTTCAAGATCCTCTTCTTGTTGCTTGATCTGACGTGCAGGCCGTGGTGACTTTGCTGACTCTTGACGTCTTAGACTGAGAATGATGCCTTCTTGTGCAAACCCTTTACTGTCTTCTGAATGTTTTGGAAGTCGCAGAAGCAGATGATTCTCCGATGATAAATCTGCATTTTTTGTCGCTGTTGATTATTTGGTTTATGAACAAAGCTTGAAATGAACATATCctgtaaacaatcaagaaataaaaaaaaattgcttactTCCTTTAGACTCGCCATCAACCATATCTGCTGTTGTGTGAAGAAGAAACGTTCCAGATAGGATTGTGACGAACCCACACAACTCTGTCATGATCTGTGTTCCGTTCTGCCCATCCCAGTCCTGTTTAGGCATTGCAATCACCAgacaaaacaaacagatcaTATCATTGTTTATGGCCAATTGTTTGTAAACTGGAATGTAGAATATGATACATAGAGCAAAAGAAACAAGTGATACCTTAAACATAATGATACTAGCCAAGATCGTCAATGACGTGAACATAACATAATATATGGGCGAAACCACTGCTGTGTTGAACGTATCAAGCGCCTGCCAGTGACAAAAAGCGAGAACCcgaaataaatatttctaaacCAGCATTTCATCCAATAAACATTACCAAATACAAAATGTGTAGAACTGGCACTTTCACTTTAATCACTTACCTTGTTTAGATAGTTCATTTGCGTAAGAATGCACATAAGAACTATCACAGTGAAGACCCATGTTTGCGGGTATCCTAATTGATTTGTTCCAGAAAAAGTGAGTTTCAATGCTATCCCGAGAGCTTTAACGCTCATAACCTGTTTTGTAAACAGTCACGAACATTGTCACTCCAACAAGGGTAAGTGTATCAACATTGTAAGATTTATAGAGCGATCACGTACCGATAACGATCCTATGAGAGAGCAAACACCGATATATACCATGACATGTGACTTCCCATAAAGTGGTACAAATTGAACTATAAGTAAGATGGCTGCTCCTACCACACCCGCGGCGTAGAAGAGAAAAGCTGTTAAAGAACACACAATGTGTCATGAAAACTATCATATAATCTTAATGGGAgatgtttgaactttgaaagcgagagagagagagatgtttaTACCAGGTTCTGTTGCAAGATTCCATACTTCTAAAACAGAATCAATATCTCGTTCTTGTGGAGCATGTAACACGATTGTTACTGAACCAACAATACATAAAGCACAACCAAGGATCCCGAAAGTGTGTAGCTTTTCATGTAAGATGATATGTGCAAGCGAAGCGCTGCAAcataaacacaataaaaaagCTCAATGATTCTATATACAACTTGGATGGATAGGTTATGAAGCTATCAAGTACAAAACCCAATCTATAGCAAAAGACTACCTAGCCTAGGAACCACTTTTGTTATGCGAAACTTATGAGTTTACTCACACCTGATAATAATGCTAAGCGCACCAAGAGGAGTAACTAGAATGGCAGGTGCAAACGCATACGCGGCAAAGTTTGCAATTTCCCCTACAATCACTACAAAACAAGCAACATTGTATCTACCATAAACGTCATCACAATTTTCCAAGAACAATCATGCCAACACCACAGGGCACCAGCAAAATTCAGGGTTGAAGAATCAAGGAAACTCACTTGTTATCATGCCTATCCACCAGAGAGGCTCAAGCAAGTATGAATAACCTCCAGACCCTACACAAATATCACCAACAAATTTAGccaaacagacaaaaaaaaatccaacatttGTATTGAACAATATCTACTAGACTTGAGATCAATTGCAAAGAAGATTTTGCCATTGACTATACAACTCCCAGGAATTACAAATACATAACAAAATCCACCAGAATCTTCGCAAAATATGCTGCATTATTGAACTTGAAAGTTCCAAACACCTTCTAGAttgaatcaaaaacaaaaaaaagtttcaatttttgcCACTCAAGTCTCAATAAGTCTCCCTTTCAAAACACATGTCAAGTGAAGCAGACACAGATTGATCAATAGACACATTCATCATACCCAAATTACCAATAGCAAAGTTTAAACAGCGCAGAAGTAACGAGTGAGAAGAATAGACCTGCTCTCAGACCAGAAGCACCAGCCCTCTTAagtcctttcttcttcacaatgAAACTAGCACCAATGAATAAGCTTGAAGATAGAGCCAAAACTAAACCCTTTACATTATCCGAGGACATTCCTTTATAACTTCCACCAGAATCCACCATTGCTTCTaaagcacaaaacaaaaacctaaaactccTAAATATAAACCCAGAAAGCCAAAAGCACCGAGCTTTAGCTACTGGGTATGCTCAATTCTGCGATTGACAGTGAAAAGCCAGAAACTTTCAGATCTTGGCTTTGGATAAGAAGTATGGTGTTCGAGAGCAAATGttgtatattacaaaaaaaaaaaaaaaaaaaaaaaaaaaaaaaaaaaNtgtgaaaagagagagagtgccGAAGCATCTAAGAAGACGCACACAACAACGCAAGCATCCAATAGAAAAAAGGAGAGATGGAGATGCGTATGCGTGTGTTTGCAAATTGCATAGAATCCTTTGGaagctttctctttttaatttgtctttCACTTCACACGTCTCTTTCATATTACTTGTAAATAGTTGTAATCTATGTATAATAGCAATCCTAATTGCCCAGATGTGTTTTCTCAAATTGtacattttcaataattttttaaaaaaatcagtaaaaaaattaaattatgtgttttacaaaaagttgtgattgttccTTATAACCGtttgttttgtaaagttgcaacgaTTCATTGTAGAAATGTGTTTATTCTATCTATAATAGCAATCCCAATAAATGCcacaaaaattgtgttttttttcaattttaccttttgaataattttccaaaaaaatctgtaaaaaaattaagttatgtgttttacaaaaaattgcgattgttcattgtaacagtTCGGAACTATCTTTTATATGACGAAGGAAGGGTGCTTACCTTACTAACAACTAACAAACATTCCTGGGATTACTTCGTGACAGGGCTTAGCTTACTTACTAACCTTTCTTACacgtttttttgtaaagttgcaacgtTTCATTTTAgtgttgtgtttattcgaatattactatcttttgaaatctatatatttgtctatttgagctgtttttatttttttgtcatgacaaaaaaatataaaatttaaatctcaCCAGTTTTTAAagcatctatactattaaagcagaagtacccactagactcaaattggaccatgactttgttttggtacgtttttcattaaaaatgattagagaatcacttaatttaactaaactattctatagtttcgatttcaataaatgaccattataccTCTTAATCGCCCATTTAATTACGACCGGGTCGGGATGCGGATCCTCTTTAACCCGGTAATAGAACAAAAATCTACACGCGGATCCGTTTGTAATCCAGGTTTATAATATTCGGATCGTGTATTtagtttgattcaagaataatTATTCACACAACCAAACAGAGGTATTATCgctataaataaggaaactggtatccgagtatttaatggtttcaataatatcaaatattaactactaccatacttaatccctataattattacgaatattaataataatgagaaatctttaatacttatggattgtgactttgttgtttccaaaataatcaatagattaaatacgaaattgtatatatatgtaaacttatttgatttgcttttatattgtgagatatttacggaaacaacaaatcatcttaatacaattaaataaaaacaaatcatcatttcgtttagattttttaatatttccttaacaaaattataataattaattatgattagtatagatggaaagaataaaacgcaaaaaatatgtatatgtaaagttgtaaactaatttacagaaattgTGTACtttatatcccacatcgactaaatattttcgaatatggttcataatcaatataaatatatgactaatatgttttgagtgcAAATGAgtaggaagcttgatttatcaggtatccaaatttaaaaatttaatttgattttatatttgagcaaatttaaaatttaaaaaattaaacatattataatatatttacgtttttaaaaagtttaagagattataaatatttaaatttttctagaatgttaaaattattaaaaatttcaaaaaatatattttaatattttaaatctttttaaagtttaaatattataaatattgaaacttttaaaagttcttagcttatattactcaatagatgaataaaaaaatacgggtaaaatatcccacatcgcctaAAAAGTTGGGCAGTAGTTCAGAGTCTtattataaaagagaccaaaatgattcattaTAAAAATGAGTagaaagtttgatttatcatgcattcaaacttcaaaaaaacttttatttggtttattccggttctttattttaaagattattaaaaagttaaatattataaatatttatattttataaagtatgaatattctaaatatttatatttttttgaaaggtaaactttataaaatgttaaaaatattaataatatttaaacgtttatgaagtttcaaatattataaatatttaaacgttataagaagtttaaatattataaatatttcaacttttaaaaaacgttagaagacctttaaaatatgaataatatatttaaacttctaCGAAaattcaaatatgagaaatacttaGCCATTTTAAGAATtccaagtattataaatatttaaactttataagaagcgccaatcttataaaatttaaatgggTACAAccttgataaataatatatcaacttaatctaatatttataataaagacaataaatatgaaaaattgagattatatagtgcgagttaaaatatctcgagacagagttatttatata contains:
- the LOC104736961 gene encoding probable magnesium transporter NIPA5 isoform X2, producing the protein MVDSGGSYKGMSSDNVKGLVLALSSSLFIGASFIVKKKGLKRAGASGLRAGSGGYSYLLEPLWWIGMITMIVGEIANFAAYAFAPAILVTPLGALSIIISASLAHIILHEKLHTFGILGCALCIVGSVTIVLHAPQERDIDSVLEVWNLATEPAFLFYAAGVVGAAILLIVQFVPLYGKSHVMVYIGVCSLIGSLSVMSVKALGIALKLTFSGTNQLGYPQTWVFTVIVLMCILTQMNYLNKALDTFNTAVVSPIYYVMFTSLTILASIIMFKDWDGQNGTQIMTELCGFVTILSGTFLLHTTADMVDGESKGNLSSENHLLLRLPKHSEDSKGFAQEGIILSLRRQESAKSPRPARQIKQQEEDLEAAVPLRRQESSSRS
- the LOC104736961 gene encoding probable magnesium transporter NIPA5 isoform X1, coding for MVDSGGSYKGMSSDNVKGLVLALSSSLFIGASFIVKKKGLKRAGASGLRAGSGGYSYLLEPLWWIGMITMIVGEIANFAAYAFAPAILVTPLGALSIIISASLAHIILHEKLHTFGILGCALCIVGSVTIVLHAPQERDIDSVLEVWNLATEPAFLFYAAGVVGAAILLIVQFVPLYGKSHVMVYIGVCSLIGSLSVMSVKALGIALKLTFSGTNQLGYPQTWVFTVIVLMCILTQMNYLNKALDTFNTAVVSPIYYVMFTSLTILASIIMFKDWDGQNGTQIMTELCGFVTILSGTFLLHTTADMVDGESKGTTKNADLSSENHLLLRLPKHSEDSKGFAQEGIILSLRRQESAKSPRPARQIKQQEEDLEAAVPLRRQESSSRS